Proteins encoded in a region of the Paenibacillus sp. W2I17 genome:
- the yicI gene encoding alpha-xylosidase, whose translation MKFTDGFWMTREGYQIQNPTDIRDIVQKENSVTVYAATKYIRSKGDTLNGTLLKATYSSPMPNVIRVTLNHHKGGVKKGPVFELNTQEANVEISKNEQGAVLKSGNLEVQIDKTNGWDISFLYGGKRITGSGQRAAGYITGPSKEAYFREQLDLGIGEYVYGLGERFTPFVKNGQIVDTWNEDGGTSSEQSYKNIPFYLSNKGYGVFVNHPERVSYEIASENVSKVQFSVEGETLEYFIIGGDNPKDVLDNYTKLTGKPALPPAWTFGLWLTTSFTTDYDEATVNHFVDGMAERDLPLSVFHFDCFWMKEYQWSDFVWDEAMFPDPEGMLARLKEKGLKICAWINPYIAEKSYLFDEGMENGYLVKTADGSVWQWDMWQAGMALVDFTNPDAVNWYKSKLEVLLDQGVDSFKTDFGERIPTDVVYFDGSDPVKMHNYYTQLYNKAVFELLEEKIGKNEAALFARSATAGGQQFPVHWGGDCSSTYESMAESLRGGLSLGLSGFGFWSHDISGFESTASPDVYKRWVQFGLLSSHSRLHGSTSYRVPWLFDEESVDVVRDFTKLKISLMPYLYNSAVESTVKGIPMMRAMLLDFPEDPTTYSLDTQYMFGDSILVAPIFNKEGDVRYYLPEGTWTNYLTGAKVQGGRWISENHDFKTLPMMVKPNSLIAVGAVDSKPDYDFANEVSLHLFELADGQTAQAIVVNQAAEQELTVNVTRNGSVLEVRAEGAGKPWSLVLRGIESVSSVEGGSQVSGANGVVVTAATGSNALTIQL comes from the coding sequence ATGAAATTTACTGATGGATTCTGGATGACTCGTGAAGGGTACCAGATTCAAAACCCGACTGACATTCGTGATATTGTGCAAAAAGAGAATTCTGTGACCGTATATGCGGCAACTAAATATATTCGTTCCAAAGGCGACACGTTGAACGGTACATTGCTGAAAGCAACGTACAGCTCACCAATGCCTAACGTTATTCGTGTAACTCTGAATCACCATAAAGGCGGCGTGAAAAAAGGGCCTGTATTTGAGCTTAACACACAAGAAGCCAACGTTGAGATCTCAAAAAATGAACAAGGTGCTGTTTTGAAAAGCGGCAATTTGGAAGTTCAAATCGACAAAACAAACGGTTGGGACATTAGCTTCCTGTATGGAGGAAAACGGATTACAGGTAGCGGTCAAAGAGCTGCTGGTTATATTACAGGTCCAAGCAAGGAAGCATACTTCCGCGAGCAGCTTGATCTCGGTATTGGTGAATACGTTTACGGACTCGGTGAGCGCTTCACGCCGTTTGTTAAGAATGGCCAAATCGTAGATACCTGGAATGAGGACGGCGGTACAAGCAGTGAGCAGTCATATAAAAACATTCCGTTCTACCTGTCCAATAAAGGATATGGCGTATTTGTAAACCATCCTGAACGCGTATCATACGAGATTGCATCCGAGAATGTATCCAAAGTTCAGTTCAGCGTAGAGGGCGAGACGTTGGAATACTTCATTATCGGCGGTGACAATCCTAAGGATGTACTTGATAATTATACGAAATTAACAGGTAAACCAGCGCTTCCACCAGCATGGACATTTGGTCTGTGGCTGACAACATCATTCACAACGGATTATGACGAAGCAACGGTTAACCATTTCGTAGATGGCATGGCTGAACGTGATCTTCCGCTGTCTGTATTCCATTTTGACTGCTTCTGGATGAAGGAATACCAATGGTCTGATTTTGTATGGGATGAAGCGATGTTCCCGGATCCGGAAGGCATGCTTGCACGTCTGAAAGAAAAGGGGCTTAAAATCTGTGCTTGGATCAATCCGTATATTGCAGAAAAATCCTACTTGTTCGATGAAGGTATGGAGAATGGTTATCTGGTTAAAACAGCGGATGGCAGCGTATGGCAATGGGATATGTGGCAAGCAGGTATGGCTCTGGTTGATTTCACGAATCCGGATGCTGTGAATTGGTATAAGAGCAAGCTGGAAGTCCTGCTTGATCAAGGTGTAGATTCCTTCAAGACCGACTTTGGTGAAAGAATTCCGACAGATGTTGTGTACTTCGATGGCTCTGATCCGGTTAAAATGCACAACTATTACACACAGCTCTATAACAAAGCTGTATTTGAATTGCTCGAAGAGAAGATTGGCAAAAACGAAGCTGCCCTGTTTGCACGCTCTGCAACAGCAGGTGGGCAACAATTCCCGGTTCACTGGGGCGGTGACTGCTCTTCCACGTATGAATCCATGGCTGAATCACTTCGCGGTGGCCTTTCACTGGGACTTTCCGGTTTCGGATTCTGGAGCCATGATATCAGTGGTTTTGAAAGCACAGCGAGCCCTGACGTATACAAACGCTGGGTACAATTCGGATTGTTATCTTCACACAGCCGCCTGCATGGCAGTACTTCGTATCGTGTGCCTTGGCTGTTTGACGAGGAATCCGTGGACGTTGTTCGTGACTTTACCAAACTCAAAATCAGCCTGATGCCGTATCTGTACAATTCTGCGGTGGAGTCAACGGTAAAAGGGATTCCGATGATGCGTGCTATGCTGCTGGACTTCCCAGAGGACCCAACAACATACAGCCTGGATACGCAATACATGTTTGGTGATTCGATTCTGGTGGCTCCAATCTTCAACAAGGAAGGCGATGTTCGTTACTACCTGCCTGAAGGAACTTGGACGAACTATCTGACAGGAGCGAAAGTACAAGGTGGACGCTGGATCAGTGAAAACCATGACTTCAAAACACTGCCAATGATGGTCAAACCAAACAGCTTGATCGCTGTAGGTGCGGTGGATAGCAAACCGGATTACGACTTTGCGAATGAGGTGTCCCTGCACTTGTTCGAACTGGCTGACGGTCAAACGGCTCAAGCTATCGTTGTGAACCAAGCGGCTGAACAGGAGCTGACAGTTAACGTTACACGTAATGGATCAGTGCTGGAGGTTCGTGCTGAAGGTGCAGGCAAACCATGGAGCTTGGTGCTTCGCGGCATTGAGAGTGTATCCAGCGTTGAAGGTGGTTCCCAAGTATCTGGTGCAAATGGTGTTGTTGTTACGGCAGCAACTGGCTCAAACGCGCTTACAATCCAACTGTAA
- a CDS encoding AraC family transcriptional regulator encodes MERERLREDRIHGNAMYPVSVYPDIQQLNGDSILDCHWHDEMEFTMVTKGRAVFQIDMNTVEVQAGEAIFINRGEIHAGYLKGEVPCVFSSIVFNPELLGSRTFDTVQEKFIGPLVRKTVIPPFHIKADGDWGQEILDHLKRIFADHATRTETCEMSTKAYLYLIFARMFEHMRSAPLKGTVTTGSHDKIERLKSVLGYIHKRYPEPLKLRELADEANMSEGHFCRFFKQMVQKTPVDYINYYRVQQACVQLENTDHKIVDIAMDVGFEHLSYFITTFKKHKATTPSQYRKMFYENVGMESALVQV; translated from the coding sequence ATGGAACGTGAACGATTACGGGAAGACCGGATTCACGGCAATGCCATGTATCCCGTCAGTGTGTACCCGGATATTCAACAACTGAACGGGGATAGCATTCTCGATTGCCATTGGCATGATGAGATGGAGTTCACCATGGTGACCAAGGGCCGCGCCGTCTTTCAGATTGATATGAACACCGTTGAGGTACAAGCTGGAGAAGCCATTTTCATCAATCGAGGGGAGATCCATGCGGGCTACCTGAAGGGTGAGGTTCCCTGCGTATTCTCTTCCATTGTGTTTAATCCAGAGCTGCTCGGCAGCCGCACCTTCGATACGGTACAGGAGAAATTCATCGGTCCACTGGTACGTAAAACAGTGATTCCCCCTTTTCATATCAAGGCAGATGGGGATTGGGGGCAAGAAATTCTGGATCATCTGAAACGTATATTTGCGGATCATGCTACCAGAACAGAAACGTGCGAAATGTCAACAAAAGCGTACCTGTACCTCATATTTGCCCGAATGTTCGAACACATGAGATCTGCTCCGCTCAAAGGCACCGTGACTACAGGGAGTCACGATAAGATCGAGCGACTGAAATCCGTACTCGGTTATATTCACAAACGGTATCCTGAACCTCTGAAACTAAGAGAACTGGCCGATGAGGCCAATATGAGCGAAGGACACTTCTGCCGTTTCTTCAAACAGATGGTGCAGAAAACCCCTGTTGATTACATTAACTATTACCGTGTTCAACAGGCCTGCGTTCAGCTTGAGAATACGGATCACAAGATTGTTGATATCGCCATGGATGTGGGTTTTGAGCATCTAAGCTACTTCATCACTACATTTAAAAAGCATAAAGCCACTACACCTTCACAGTATCGCAAAATGTTCTATGAGAACGTAGGAATGGAATCTGCCCTGGTTCAGGTGTAA
- a CDS encoding adenine deaminase, translated as MNKSSFERPLMADCVPDLVATARGDLPATLVIRGGTLVNVISGEILPEMSIAVQGARIAYVGKDVSHTIGEHTRIIEANGKYIAPGLLDGHCHIESTQMKVTEFARAVLPSGTTGGFFDPHEISNVLGLKGLRLMLDEARTTPMAAYMQVASCVPSTHPGLETTGAYIGPEEVAEALSWGPDMIGLGEVMNFPGVVYGDETMIGEIQATLRAGKVADGHFTWAADDWRLPAYAASGVTGDHECVTKEDVVERLRLGMYAKMRQGSAWHDVAETIKACTELGLDTRRMMLVTDDRSSESLLKEGHMDFVVRLAISQGVKPVTAFQMATINTAERFGVARDIGAIIPGNIADIILLDGRLADVRVGMTIAAGQVVAENGKMTAVWDSFTYPEEALNTVKLEANIQPVDLELAAPIQEGIIGAKIIHVTENHVNTKEKHLPVTVENGKVVVSTSGEVCKIAVLERHKQTGNRAVALVGGIGFTSPAAIAMTVAHDSHNLLIIGNDDALMAEAGNRVIRMQGGVAVVTAAGVTEFPLRIAGLMSTEPFEVVAAQSAAVSEALRSAGCTLNNAFMTLSLLALVVIPELRLSDKGLVRISAEGIELVSLFDEVVKNTPVAPSGNE; from the coding sequence ATGAACAAATCATCTTTTGAACGGCCACTTATGGCCGATTGTGTACCTGATCTGGTCGCTACAGCACGGGGAGATTTGCCAGCGACTTTGGTCATTCGGGGAGGTACGCTGGTAAACGTGATATCGGGTGAGATTTTGCCTGAGATGTCCATAGCTGTACAGGGAGCTCGAATCGCTTATGTTGGTAAAGATGTAAGCCACACCATTGGAGAACATACCCGGATTATTGAAGCAAACGGTAAGTATATCGCTCCTGGTTTGCTGGATGGACACTGCCATATTGAAAGTACACAGATGAAAGTAACCGAGTTTGCGAGAGCGGTATTGCCTTCAGGCACGACCGGAGGTTTCTTTGACCCACATGAGATCTCCAACGTGCTTGGTCTGAAAGGTCTGAGACTGATGCTGGATGAAGCACGGACCACACCGATGGCTGCTTATATGCAGGTGGCTTCCTGTGTGCCTTCCACGCATCCAGGATTGGAGACAACAGGTGCTTATATCGGACCTGAAGAGGTAGCTGAGGCTCTTTCCTGGGGTCCAGACATGATTGGTCTTGGTGAAGTGATGAACTTCCCTGGGGTAGTCTATGGGGACGAGACGATGATTGGTGAGATACAGGCAACCCTCCGGGCAGGTAAAGTGGCAGACGGTCATTTCACCTGGGCTGCAGATGACTGGCGTCTGCCAGCCTACGCAGCGAGTGGCGTTACAGGGGATCATGAATGTGTGACCAAGGAAGATGTGGTTGAACGTCTGCGACTCGGGATGTACGCGAAGATGCGCCAAGGTTCGGCATGGCATGATGTGGCTGAGACAATCAAAGCCTGCACTGAGCTTGGTCTGGATACACGCCGGATGATGCTGGTGACTGATGATCGAAGCTCTGAATCGCTGCTCAAAGAAGGACATATGGATTTTGTTGTTCGTCTCGCAATCTCCCAAGGGGTGAAGCCGGTCACGGCTTTCCAGATGGCAACCATTAACACGGCTGAGCGCTTTGGTGTTGCGCGCGACATTGGAGCGATTATTCCAGGCAATATAGCCGATATTATTCTGCTGGACGGCCGGTTGGCGGATGTACGTGTGGGTATGACGATTGCTGCCGGGCAAGTTGTAGCCGAGAATGGGAAGATGACGGCGGTCTGGGACAGCTTCACGTACCCTGAGGAAGCGCTGAACACGGTGAAGTTAGAAGCTAATATTCAGCCAGTAGATCTGGAGTTGGCTGCGCCGATTCAAGAGGGGATCATTGGTGCCAAAATCATTCATGTGACAGAGAACCATGTGAATACAAAGGAGAAACACCTGCCAGTCACCGTAGAGAACGGCAAGGTTGTGGTTTCAACTTCAGGGGAAGTATGTAAAATTGCGGTATTGGAGCGTCATAAACAAACCGGGAATCGAGCGGTAGCGCTTGTTGGAGGCATCGGCTTCACATCACCTGCAGCGATTGCGATGACGGTTGCTCATGATAGTCACAATCTGTTGATTATCGGTAATGATGATGCGCTAATGGCTGAAGCCGGTAATCGCGTCATTCGTATGCAGGGCGGGGTCGCCGTGGTAACGGCAGCAGGTGTAACCGAATTCCCGCTACGGATTGCAGGTTTGATGTCAACCGAGCCATTCGAAGTCGTTGCAGCCCAATCGGCAGCAGTCAGTGAAGCTTTACGGTCCGCGGGATGTACATTAAATAATGCGTTCATGACGCTTTCGTTGCTCGCGCTGGTTGTGATTCCGGAATTACGTTTGTCCGACAAGGGGCTTGTGCGGATCTCGGCAGAAGGTATTGAACTGGTGTCCCTTTTCGATGAAGTGGTTAAGAATACACCCGTAGCTCCATCGGGTAATGAATGA
- the helD gene encoding RNA polymerase recycling motor HelD, with amino-acid sequence MSTDQQWSEEQQRVDTVTDQIERKITTLEDEVGSFRDEVVGMRKDFWDEVTMNFSEADDVGETSTSMRQQSQVLSDRERSHLNTAAALDKMKRLHHSPYFGRIDFKEDGYPNAERIYLGIASLLDEKEESFLVYDWRAPISNLYYDGAPGPITYHTPSGEISGDIEMKRQFVIRDGRIRFMFDTGVTIGDELLQAVLSRTSDAQMKSIVATIQKEQNRIIRNDRTRMLIVQGAAGSGKTSAALQRVAYLLYKYREHLQADQMVLFSPNPMFNSYVSTVLPELGEENMLQTTFQEYLERRLGREYQLEDPFIQLEYVLTGTEDPDYDVRMSSIRFKSSETFLKVITRYKESMLSGGMKFKPVRFQGRAIVTSEAMAEKFYSFESSVKLVSRLEMLREWMLKELSAFGKGELDAPWVDQQLDLMEPEDLQRAYQRLKRKQKGKTHTFNDFEQEREILARMVVSDRLKPLRKWIKSLRFVDIRQLYAHLFNDQAQMERLLGDEALPAQWDEICKMTLRRLKLQELAYEDITPYLYLRELMLGFHINSNIRHVIIDEAQDYSAFQLAFMKRLFPRAKITALGDFNQAIYAHSSVLSGTGPLTNLYGPDNTEVIELTRSYRSTREIVEFTRGMVPGGEEIIPFNRSGEKPKVIVSSDSERHMNVITTDLKHLIKEGYESVAVICKTAEESRDVHAALSKALPTAPKLIKKTTLAFEQGVHVIPAYLAKGVEFDAVLIYDGSAEQYAQEHERKLFYTACTRAMHLLHVYCVGTPSPFITAQSEEKYDLGKVSAAQVD; translated from the coding sequence ATGAGTACAGACCAGCAGTGGAGTGAAGAACAACAACGGGTCGACACGGTGACCGATCAGATTGAACGCAAGATCACAACGTTAGAAGATGAAGTCGGTTCCTTCCGTGACGAAGTGGTAGGAATGAGAAAAGACTTCTGGGACGAAGTCACGATGAACTTTAGCGAAGCGGATGATGTTGGAGAGACTTCAACCAGCATGCGGCAGCAGTCACAGGTATTGTCCGATCGGGAGCGCAGCCATCTCAATACAGCAGCTGCGTTGGATAAAATGAAACGACTGCATCATTCACCGTATTTTGGGCGCATTGATTTCAAAGAAGATGGATATCCAAATGCAGAACGCATTTATCTGGGCATTGCATCGTTGCTGGATGAGAAGGAAGAATCTTTTCTGGTCTACGACTGGCGTGCGCCAATCTCCAACCTGTATTATGACGGAGCACCGGGTCCAATCACGTATCATACACCCAGTGGGGAGATCAGCGGTGATATAGAGATGAAGCGACAGTTTGTCATTCGGGACGGTCGTATCCGTTTTATGTTTGACACGGGGGTTACGATTGGTGATGAGTTGTTGCAGGCCGTGCTCAGTCGAACTTCGGATGCACAGATGAAGAGTATTGTAGCGACCATTCAGAAGGAGCAAAACCGGATTATCCGTAATGACCGGACACGTATGCTCATTGTGCAAGGCGCAGCCGGCAGTGGCAAAACATCCGCGGCGCTCCAGCGTGTGGCATATCTTCTCTATAAATACCGCGAGCATCTGCAAGCGGATCAGATGGTTCTTTTTTCACCAAATCCAATGTTCAACAGTTATGTCTCCACGGTACTGCCTGAGCTTGGGGAGGAAAACATGTTGCAAACGACCTTCCAGGAGTATCTGGAGCGCCGTTTGGGTCGTGAATATCAACTGGAAGATCCGTTTATTCAACTCGAATATGTACTTACGGGGACGGAAGATCCCGATTACGATGTTCGCATGTCCAGCATTCGCTTCAAGTCGTCCGAAACGTTCCTCAAGGTGATTACACGTTATAAGGAAAGTATGTTGTCAGGTGGCATGAAATTCAAGCCGGTTCGCTTCCAGGGCCGAGCGATTGTCACGTCAGAGGCTATGGCTGAGAAATTCTACAGCTTCGAGTCGTCCGTTAAGCTGGTGAGCCGTCTGGAGATGTTACGGGAATGGATGCTGAAAGAACTGTCTGCCTTTGGTAAAGGTGAACTGGATGCGCCTTGGGTCGATCAGCAGCTTGATCTGATGGAGCCGGAGGATCTGCAACGTGCCTATCAGCGCCTGAAGCGCAAGCAAAAAGGAAAGACCCATACGTTTAATGACTTTGAGCAGGAAAGAGAAATTCTGGCACGTATGGTGGTCAGTGACCGACTCAAACCGTTGCGAAAATGGATTAAGTCCTTACGATTCGTTGATATAAGACAATTATACGCACATCTATTCAACGATCAGGCTCAGATGGAGCGATTGTTGGGTGACGAAGCGCTGCCTGCTCAATGGGATGAAATCTGTAAAATGACTTTACGCAGATTAAAGCTTCAGGAGTTGGCATATGAAGATATTACGCCATACTTGTACTTGCGTGAGCTTATGCTTGGATTCCATATTAACTCCAATATTCGCCATGTCATCATTGATGAAGCCCAGGATTATTCTGCGTTTCAGTTGGCATTTATGAAGAGATTGTTCCCACGGGCGAAAATAACAGCACTTGGTGACTTTAATCAGGCAATCTATGCCCACTCTTCAGTACTTAGTGGAACAGGACCCTTGACTAACCTGTACGGACCAGACAATACGGAAGTGATTGAGCTAACCAGAAGTTATCGATCTACCCGTGAGATCGTGGAGTTTACACGTGGCATGGTGCCTGGTGGGGAAGAGATTATTCCATTTAACCGCAGCGGTGAGAAACCTAAAGTGATCGTATCTTCCGATTCAGAGCGTCATATGAATGTCATCACGACAGACCTCAAGCACTTGATTAAGGAAGGGTACGAATCGGTTGCAGTTATCTGCAAAACCGCCGAAGAGAGCAGGGACGTACATGCTGCATTGAGTAAGGCGCTGCCCACAGCACCGAAGTTAATCAAAAAAACGACGCTGGCTTTTGAGCAGGGTGTTCATGTGATCCCGGCGTATCTGGCCAAAGGTGTGGAATTCGATGCTGTCCTGATCTATGACGGCTCTGCGGAGCAGTATGCTCAGGAGCATGAACGCAAGTTGTTCTATACGGCTTGCACACGAGCGATGCATCTGCTGCACGTTTACTGCGTGGGCACACCGAGTCCGTTCATTACCGCCCAGTCGGAAGAAAAGTATGATCTTGGCAAGGTGTCTGCTGCGCAAGTGGACTGA
- a CDS encoding pyridoxamine 5'-phosphate oxidase family protein, whose product MIIEELDAELMEWLSGTNLDHKQHEAMQLLTVSEDQWPHQAMISMGEVIAINPHQLRLALWPGTQTSMNMSKTGKATLIAVQGHRLLHIRIEVERLPEMKGAVHPRDRFEAQVLQVRVDHAPYADITSGITFQLKDELGAITRWKETIEELRK is encoded by the coding sequence ATGATTATAGAGGAATTGGACGCTGAACTAATGGAATGGTTGAGTGGGACAAATCTGGACCATAAACAGCATGAAGCCATGCAACTGCTAACCGTATCTGAGGATCAATGGCCGCATCAGGCGATGATTAGTATGGGGGAAGTGATTGCGATAAATCCGCATCAGCTTAGACTTGCTTTATGGCCAGGTACACAGACCAGTATGAACATGAGCAAAACAGGCAAGGCTACCTTGATTGCGGTTCAAGGACATCGATTGCTGCATATCCGTATAGAAGTAGAACGGCTGCCTGAGATGAAGGGCGCTGTTCATCCGAGAGATCGTTTTGAAGCACAAGTGCTTCAGGTACGTGTGGATCACGCGCCATATGCGGACATCACTTCAGGAATAACCTTTCAATTAAAAGATGAACTTGGAGCAATTACACGTTGGAAAGAGACGATTGAAGAATTACGAAAATAG